TAAACTGGGGGAAAATGGTACGGAgaaggtagaagaagaagaaggagatggaccTACTACACCTACAGGCTACTACTACTAGTACTGCTTGAATCTTTGGATGGTCACTTTCAATGATTCTTGCTGTCCAGTGTGGGTTCCCCTGTTTCCTCTCACCCCTGACCCCATCTACTAATCACTCTTTCCAACTTGCCTTCTCACTCTTCTcttatgagagagagagagagagagagaaacctcatctttcaaatttttgattattttcacttttacaGTCtatgagagagagaagaagctCAGATTGTTTGTCAAGAAGATTTAGATTTGTGGAGCTTAAGTAGATCACAAGATCTTCTGTTCATATGAAGAGATCTTTCCTTGTAAGTTCTTTCAATCTCCTCTTGCTTTGACATGATGAACATACTCAAATCCCCAATCCCCTGTCTTCTCAAATCTGCTTATTCTATGTCTTGTCTGCTGAGATCTGTAATCTGATTAAAAAGATTGATAACTTTAGACTAGAAATCAATGTTTTACTGTTCTAAAATTCCTCTTTCTTCCTGATTTGATGTCTGCTTGCTTATAGAGGTGAAATGTAGCTCTTATTACCTACCTGTGTCTTTATTGTTCATGTAATTATCTGGTTTTGCTTTTTTTGCAGCTCTGGTATGTGCTCCTGGTACAAGCATACTATGGTGCTTGGTACAGTGTTGGAGGAAGCCTGCATTGTGAATATTCAAATTCAGTTATTCTTCACCGGCCTCACAGCGTATCCATCACAGAGTTTGGAGCGGTTGGAGATGGTGTCACTCTAAACACTAAAGCCTTTCAGAATGCTTTGTTCTACCTCAACTCTTTCTCTGACAAAGGCGGTGCCAAGCTCTTTGTTCCCGCCGGTCAGTGGCTTACCGGTAGTTTCGACCTTATCAGCCACCTAACGTTATGGCTAGACAAGGGTGCAACGATTCTCGGGTCAACGGCAAGTCTCTTAAAAgcatacattttttttgttatttacacAAAATGTGATCACTTATACAACTTTACATTTTTTCTCAGATCTCCGAGAATTGGCCTGTGGTTGATCCATTACCATCAtatggaagaggaagagagttgCCTGGTAGAAGACACAGGAGTCTTATATATGGTCAGAACCTCACTGATGTTGTCATAACAGGTACTTCTAGTCTTAAACAATGTAAATGGATGATTCATTTTTGAACCGTTGATAATTagtctgatgatgatgatgatactgtCATTCATTATAGGTGAGAACGGGACAATTGATGGTCAAGGAAGTGTATGGTGGGATTGGTTTAGAAATGGAGAGCTAAACTATACAAGACCTCATCTTGTTGAGCTCATAAACACTACTGGTCTTATCATCTCCAACCTCACCTTCTTGAATTCACCTTTTTGGAACATTCATCCTGTTTATTGCAGGTCCCCTCGTCTAACCTATATCCAATGCTATTAACTTTCCAGCTAATCTTGTGTTCTGATATCGATTTGTTTTTTGGTTGTCTAAACAGAGATGTTGTTGTAAAGAATCTCACAATCTTGGCTCCTCTTGACTCTCCAAATACAGATGGAGTTGATCCAGGTGAGGAGTTTATTAAGTTAGATGAGCTTCCAACCGAAAACTAATTCGTGATAAGTGGATTGACTTATAACGGTTTATAGACTAGTTAATATCATTTTTCTTAATGCAGATTCATCAACTGATGTTTGCATAGAGGATTGTTACATAGTTACTGGAGATGATTTAGTATCTATTAAAAGTGGATGGGATGAGTATGGAATATCCTACGCCAGACCGAGCTCCAAGATCAAGATCAACCGGTTAACGGGTCAAACCACTTCAAGCTCAGGAATAGCCATAGGAAGTGAAATGTCAGGGGGTGTATCTGACATCTATATCAAAGACTTGAATCTATTGAACTCCAATACCGGAATCAGAATCAAGACTTCTCCTGGACGAGGCGGGTACGTTAGAAACGTTCATGTGTCTAACCTGAAGTTCCATAACGTGCAGAAAGCTATTAGGTTCACGGGTAAGTACGGTGAGCATCCTGATGAAAACTTTGATCCCAAGGCACTTCCGGCTATAGAGAAGATCACGTTTGAGAATGTTAGCGGTGAAGAAATCGGTGTTGCGGGTCTTCTTGAAGGTATTGAAGGAGACGAGTTTAAGAACATATGTTTCCTTAATGTTACTCTTACGGTGAAGAAGAACTCGAAGAAGTCTCCATGGAAATGCTCACATGTTAGAGGCTATTCACAGTGGGTTTCGCCGGAGATTACTTGTGATTCTTTTGAAGAGAGTATCTTCCCGGAGCATAGCTCTGATTGTTTTGGGTTGTCAGAGAATAATCTGGAGAAATCAAGTGGTTTAAGTAGATCACCATGGTTGCTTTCTTGGTAAGTTACTGATGTTTGACCTAAGGGGAACACACAGTTTGCTTGAGTGTGAAGAAACCTCTTCAAATTTTccttccaattttttttctctgaggtttttgtttttcaaaagtgatgttttcttctttcttcctttTTGTTGTAAATTTGTGTGCAGTGAGGAGAATAATCAGAGTGACTTGAGagcttttttgttgttgtttttttttgtatggatTTTTAATGCTTTGGTGAGCAGAACAAGTGTAATATCTTCACAAAGAGacttgagatttttttttgtttttgttatcaattattTGTGCAATCACAAATTCCATAATAAGAACAAAACTTAATCAGTGTTTGAACCAAAAAATAAGATTACAACTCAAATCTGAAGGAAAATAGCTTAGTGATAAGGATTGGTTTTGGACAAAATGTAAACCTGTGAATTCCCAATTTAAGTTTTGTTGGGAACAAAATATTGTTGTCCGTGAGAAGAAAGTGTACTTAGTTTGGAATTTAGATTAATTGTCGGTATGTTCGTCTGAAAAATTAGTTAGATTTTGGTTCATATATTTGTAGTTAAAAAAAGTAGAAATTAGCGATACAAGAAATATACCAAGTAAAACAttcaaataactttttttttaacagtcAAATAACTTCAttcaaattatatacaaaaactAACTGAActttaaagatatttaattcaaattttgatATACAATAGACCGAACCTAGTAATCTACTAGAACGTTaagatttagttttttatacCAAATCATAAACTAGTATTAGTGCAACTTTCTGaactgaaatttttaataatttacaaCAAAAATTAAACTTCTTAAGAAGGGTCTGAAATTTTTTTCCTCCTTACAAGTTACAACCGAATGATAATATTACGTAATAATCTACAAACAAAACTTTGAGTTTGAATAAACCTTCGACAGGTGATTTACATCATTACAAAACTAACTTTTTCACCCACTGTATTGGTCAATTCTACATTCCatctttgcttttctttttaaatcagTAGTGATAAGCTCTTGAGATCTTTAGTCTTCTCACGCTAGACACTACAAAAAAACAGTAgtttaacatcatttattttctatttttgcattagttataaatgatgtaaataGATTTTGCATCACTTAAATAAATGACTgtgaaagtggtgatgcaaataatttgtatcattttattaataaatgatgtaaaaattataaatatttacatcaaTTATTGTAAAGGATGTAAATGTATATCAGTTGtgaaaaatgatattaacaaTAACATCAGTTTTTCTAAATGATGTTAGTATTGAAATCAATTATAACAACTGattcaattatttaattatttactaaaaattaacaaaaaattaaaaggttttagttgttatattatttttcgtTATTGATTTAGTATATTAGTATTATTTAGAgagtaaataaatttatttcgatataaatcaaataaatattttttccttaaCAACTTTTTATTTACCATTAAAGTATAATGtcgcaaagaagaaaaaaactataaaaaatacagagaaaaaaaaattacaaacagtTAAACAAAATTGGTGCTCTGTATCcatattttcatcttcaactTTGTTCGTGGCATGAAGCTAAATCTTACAAACATCACTTATTTTTGGATGCTCGATGTCTTCCATCTGTAGAATACGGATTATAGATCTTCCATGATTATGTATCTTACAATCCTacaaaaactgaaattaaactaaaaatctcATATAAAACTCAATCAAAGTATAGATAGCATAGTTCTGACTTCTGAGATACCTTTACTTTGTGATTCAACAGACCACGTCGCAAACACTGCttccaataaatatttttttgcatttttccAGAATCTTGAAATCCACCATGTCTTCAGGCTTCACACAATCCATTAGTATGAAGATGAAAACTATTCCACATAGACAACAGTATGAAAGAAGAAATCGAAAACATGATATAATTGAAAGAAAATGGTTTTAGATGATGAGTAGGAGATTTCATAATTTCAATCATCAGATTTtaaaaaccatttataaaaaCTACATTGAAAACGTTTACAAAGGATTGGGtgatggaagaagaagattgtggCGTGGTGAGAAAATGCGAGAGAATTGTGGGTGGTTAAAAAACTAACTATTTCACTTTAAAGATAAATCAGAAATGTCCCGATATTTATGGTAACAAATATATATTCGTATTTAAATAGCAAAgatttgtttacaaaaatatcaagatagtaaatatgaaattaattgTCAATAatcgtaataattattttccctttttatatagttaatttcttttaattaatagATATTTATAATGAATCTAATTAATAGATATTATAATGAATCTAATACGCATTTAAAACAATGATAgcattttattattagttttgtaTGTATTGCATGTTTATCATTAGTTACAAGGTTTGATCTAAATTTATTAtaagattttaaataattatgtttgatataaatttgttatgagattttacattttatgtttgatataaatttatatgacCAGAATATGCGATTTAAGTacgattttttttattgatgtaCAATACAAGTTACacatattagtttttttctgaaattatgTTAGTACCATTTTATTACTGATGTCAAATCTGCTTCAtttgtttaaatgatattaacttTGTATCATTTTTCTAAGCGATATTAACGAAAACTAGAAAACGTATCAGTAAATTAATTGATGTAATTTCACATTTTGTATCAGTTTTTAAAATGTGATGCAACTTAACGTAAACTTATATCAGTTTTGTTGAAATGATATTAAATAAGTTAATAACAACATCAATTACAATAATTgatgttaaaataaatagtttgtATCATTTGTTAATAAGTGTTTTAAATTGATATCATTTAATTATCTGATACTATTTATGTGATGTAAtatgatcttttttttgtagtgagaCAAGAACATCCTATAGAATAATCAATTAAACACCCATTAGACTTCTGCATCATCATAGTCATTAGTAAAATTGAAAGTGTGTTTAATtagaagtttaataaattaaaaaaggaaGCTACTTACTCCCAAGGAACATCTCCAACCATCATCCAGTCACCTTCCTTGTCTGCATACGTTAACACGTGACTCTTCTCACTACACATCTCTTCTTCAGCCCCTGTTACAGTTTTCACTATTATTTACTATACTCTCACTCTTCTTGCTCACATACCACGCATTTTTAACTATATAGATAGAATTGGTCATGGTCTACATGCAAACAGaaactaaacatttttttaatcgTTTGGAAGCCAAATgatataaacatattaaccacTGATATTTTCGAAACTATAGACAATGTTTTATCTCGATATGTTACCGATTCTGCATGCAaagatatataactatatatgtatatatgtatatatgtatatatatagaaatgaTCATGTTGGatgatatgatattttattttcttaaaaagagCCAAAACAAAAACGATAATAATGGTTTCTGGTCTACAtgcaaaaattataaaatttgaatatgtatatatgtgtgttgATTCTTACATAGGATTGAAGCGTTGAACATGTAGTCGAGGGATGTGATCAAATCATGGTATCCATTAAGAGAAAAGAGGTCGATCTTTCTTCCAATAGGAACTCCTTCCATGTTCACCTTCACGTAGAAGCTTCCAAGACTATTACACTCGTttggatcttcttcttcttccatgatCATCTCATGATCAGCCGCAACGACTTCATATTCATGATTTTCTACACCGTTGTAATATTGACCGGACGATGATCCAAAGCTGAGTCCAAGCCTCAGGTCCGTGCTTAGGTTCCGAGTATTACTCGAAGAGCCACCAAATGGGTTGCTTTTGCAGCTACTCTCTCTCGATGAAGACGATGAGCTTCTACCTCTTCCCATTTTTTGTTCTCTCTCTGTATCTAAACAGGTGGTTAATGATTTGAACGTGTGTGTGTATAATATAGGGGaggattttttattattttaataaatttttcgaagaagaagaatcgatATTGAtatttcgtcaaaaaaaaagaatcgatattttttttcttttttttgccatcttatATTATTGATTCATGCCTAAAAAGGCCAAGGAAAAGTACACAAAATACATAGTAGGCCCAAAAACCGGGCACAAACATAGACACTATAGACCTACCAGGCCGAAAAACAGTTTCCAAGTCTAACACCGAAAAAAAAGAGGCCCAACCACCGCACACCGCTCCACGTGGAGAGATCTGCTCACCAAAGGACACGTGTCGAGTCGCAGCATCACTGTCGGAGTCTTCTGGAAACCACCGTCGGGACCGCTAATCGTCTCTCCACCGGAGAATGAACCACCACCATCATCTCCGAATGGAAGTCGCCACTGTAACCAACAAGTCAATTGACCACCGGATTTCACCGGGAAACGCATCTCGAAAAACCGAACTCCACTTTCAACGACAGTGTTAAAAGTATAGGGCTTCAGTTTCTTCCACACAAACGCTGGAGCTTCTGAGATCATCAATCGATTGAATCGACATCTCAGCAAAGCCCAGCCACCAAACACCAGACCGAAACATCACACAGCGCGAAAACTTCCAAGAGAACGACGATAGCCGGCAACCACCACCGAGAAAAAAACGGTACGGCCCCAGAGTCAAAACGCCAACCATCCATCTAACTGTAGATGCGATGCTGGAAGCGACAACCGGCGACGATGAAGCTAAACAAACAACCTCCTCCCGGAgccagaaaaaataaaaaaagaaggaatCCGACTGTCCCACTTCCGCCGTTATCAACATGCAAAgcaaataaaagaaagaaaaaaagagaaaataccAAGCCGGACCGACGGCGGCTACGAGAGTCGGAGCCGTCGGCCGGAAGCAAGATTCGCGGCGGTTTTGTAGTGAGAGGTCAGAGCTTAGTTTCTATTTgagttttgatattaaaaaaagaaaaaaaaaagaaaaaaagaatcgaTATTGATATGGTCTTggtgatatttttgtttttcaataaaattaaaatggagATGGTGGAATGATGAGACAGTTTGGTTAAAGATGTTGTTGATGTAGCAGACAGATAAACGTGTCATGTAGACATTTAGTCAAAGTGTTGGTTTGACTTTTTGCTCGAATTTTTTTGCTTGGGTGTGTTGTGCTTAACTGAACGTGTATTGTTGTTTCAAAGTATATACTCGAGTCCTAGTACTCttcatttaacaaaaaaaaatattgtttcttatttcttgataaacaaacacaaacatatAGAGTTTGTTGTCTGATGCTATTTAATTACTCCTTCCGTTTTTAATACTCTCATTtatctgttttattttagttgttgTTTACGTTTGTgcatacaaatttaaaaaaatatttaattttatatatttaattttctaaacaaaaacattattACCTATGCATTGAAGCAtgttttaaccaataaaaaattgaaaagcatataaaattaataaattttaactgaaactaaaaaataacatttattttgaagaaaaaaattactttacaaCAACTAAATTAAAACTATGAAGtattaagtatataattattttaactttaaactttttcactataaatatcattttacatTTTCGATGCATTTAttcaacaaattttatatttctattcttattttaatttaataattaataaaattaaacgaaaattatattcttttcattttttgcaTGATGTTCtagaagatatttttttttactttatataacttattaaaatattaaaagctaATATGTGGTTCTTTGTCTTATTTGTTTAGAATAGtcataattaattatatttggttatttttgttgtaattgagtgtttaacaaattttttttattaatttgtgtaTTTATACTAAACATCATCTGAAAAACAAAGAGAGTATCAAATAGagataaaacattaaattttaacaatttttttttaatttatatgcaaAACCTTATACAAAGTTTACTAAACGGAGGAAATActtgacatttaaaaaaatacacattAGATGAAATTTTTCATTTCCAAcgcaaattttattaatttttatatcgTATGAACTTTTgtactatataatttattttatcattggtgGAATTTTAAACAGATGAATAACTattgatgtttttgtttaaaattataaaaaataaagttgatTTAATAGTGTGTATAATTCTAGAACATTACTTTATCCgttttagattaattaaaatGAGATACGCAGTTGCTGCATATCATTTTCTTGATAATGGTAAATTATATTGCatcataagcaaacaaaaaccaaatttATGTAGAGATTAATCAAATAGagataaaacattaaattttaacaatttttttaatttatatgcaaAACCTTATACAAAATTTACTAAACGGAGGAAATActtgacatttaaaaaaatacacattAGATGAAATTTTTCATTTGCAAcgcaaattttattaatttttatatcataTGAACTTTTgtactatataatttattttatcattggtgGAATTGTAAACAGAAGAATAACTattgatgtttttgtttaaaattataaaaaataaagttgatTTAATAGTGTGTATAATTCTAGAACATTACTTTATCCgttttagattaattaaaatGAGATACGCAGTTGCTGCATATCATTTTCTTGGTAATGGTAAATTATATTGCatcataagcaaacaaaaaccaaatttATGTAGAGATTAATCAGCtttatcaataaagaaaactTAATTGAGATACATACTTGAGCGACTTTTAAGCAGAGCTAAAACAAAGATGATCGAAAGGACTTATACTCCATTTAAGTGTTTGTTCAAgtgacattgttttttttttttgtaaacaaaaagtGTCATTGCGACATATGTtacattaatttattatgatactataattatagaaaaaaatatatagatgatTCGACAATTGACAATACTACTTGTTTTATGAGGATCTACGATTAACGGTATCATTTAAACCGTCCTAAAAAGATTCATTTCtaactatatttatttgtaCGAGGTTAAAAATCATTATACATCTTTCTTTCGTTGTctgtataattatttaataaattattttcttcgaGATTTTTTGTAATCCGTAAGAAATTGcatagtttagaatttaaacCTCACacttatgatttgaatttttataaaattttaaactttaattatTAGGCTACGGTATTTTCACACATATATTacatattaatcaaaataaaaggTAAGGACTGTGTTTAAGGACAAGAACAAATCGCATTGAAACTTTTAGAACAAAGtgcattgtatttttttttaaaccgtCCATAGTTTACTTAAATTTTAGTATTCATTAATTAGATCAAGTTCAATGCATGAGTTCATCGTGACGCGCATTGATGCATTCGTGGGTTCGACGAACACCATTTGCATAAATAAAGGTTCTTTACAACCGCGAGACacttctaaatgtttttattagcATAAAATAGTCTTTTTTGGGTTCAACGCATAAAATAGTcttaatatttgtttaatcaAATAACAAGTGCTCACGTCTCAATTACGTCATCAGCTCGCTAAGAGTGTTCGTTAATTATTAAAACGACAAAAAGGTCTACATGGACACATAGTATCCAAGCATGACAAGAGTTTGAGCTTCACATGATTCTAATCCACGTCGCTTTTAGTTCCACTCCTCATTTTTTCCCCTcaatttctttgattttta
The sequence above is drawn from the Raphanus sativus cultivar WK10039 chromosome 7, ASM80110v3, whole genome shotgun sequence genome and encodes:
- the LOC108818479 gene encoding probable polygalacturonase: MKRSFLLWYVLLVQAYYGAWYSVGGSLHCEYSNSVILHRPHSVSITEFGAVGDGVTLNTKAFQNALFYLNSFSDKGGAKLFVPAGQWLTGSFDLISHLTLWLDKGATILGSTISENWPVVDPLPSYGRGRELPGRRHRSLIYGQNLTDVVITGENGTIDGQGSVWWDWFRNGELNYTRPHLVELINTTGLIISNLTFLNSPFWNIHPVYCRDVVVKNLTILAPLDSPNTDGVDPDSSTDVCIEDCYIVTGDDLVSIKSGWDEYGISYARPSSKIKINRLTGQTTSSSGIAIGSEMSGGVSDIYIKDLNLLNSNTGIRIKTSPGRGGYVRNVHVSNLKFHNVQKAIRFTGKYGEHPDENFDPKALPAIEKITFENVSGEEIGVAGLLEGIEGDEFKNICFLNVTLTVKKNSKKSPWKCSHVRGYSQWVSPEITCDSFEESIFPEHSSDCFGLSENNLEKSSGLSRSPWLLSW
- the LOC108816571 gene encoding auxin-responsive protein IAA30-like, whose amino-acid sequence is MGRGRSSSSSSRESSCKSNPFGGSSSNTRNLSTDLRLGLSFGSSSGQYYNGVENHEYEVVAADHEMIMEEEEDPNECNSLGSFYVKVNMEGVPIGRKIDLFSLNGYHDLITSLDYMFNASILWAEEEMCSEKSHVLTYADKEGDWMMVGDVPWE